From the Labrus mixtus chromosome 10, fLabMix1.1, whole genome shotgun sequence genome, the window GCGAGACACTTTTCGCGCCCTTCTAATGTCGTCAGTGCGCATCATCAGTGCGCATAGAAGAAAAGCCGTTAAGAAAGCGACACACTGACCGAAAGCTGAATTTCAGGTAACTAAATTGTGTAATTATTAGTAAGCGGATTATGTATACTGATTATTTTTCGCATTATAAGTTAGCTTCCTACTTGTCTAAAAGATAAAGTTAGCAAAATTTCGAGAACAAGATTTGCGAACCACAAAGTAATCTCGTTAATTTAATATGTTGTTTAAAATCGTAAGTAGTTGGCTTAACATCCATTAGTGTACGTTTGCATACTTTTAAGAGCTATTAAGGACATTGACTCGGCAAGGTTTTGTCTCCTCTCCCACACCGTAGGAAGGTCTGTGCTCCGGATATGGATGACGTCGACTCCATATTGGAAAGGTAACTTTAGAGTTTTATTAACCCAGCATGTGTGGATGAATATCAGAGAAATATAATTACTAATTTACAGTCCGAACCGTCCAGTGTTAATCTCGTCAACGAAATAAATGACGAAAATATTCGTTGAATGTCTTTTAAATGAGTAAACTATGACGATGAAGAGACGAAAgtgataaataatattacttcatcatctAATTGACGAAAATGTGACGAAACGAAAACTACATCACAAGTGATGATTATGACGTcccccctcagctgttctaaaatcacTGTAAACCAGAGCAGACATCAAAGGTGTGCCGTGAGTGCAACAGTGTGCAGCCTGGAGAGCCTGGAGCCTGCAGGtccgtgaagccccgccccctggagcctgcaggtctgtgaagccccgccccccggAGCTTGCAGGtccgtgaagccccgccccctggagcctgcaggtccgtgaagccccgccccctggagcttCTGATAATAAAAGCTCGCGTCTGcttttgttgactaaaatatcttctatttttgtcattcataacaaatgactaaatataaaggacattttcgtcgtgactaaattagaaaatggtgtgaagattaacactggAACCGTGTGAAAGACAGAGTTATAATGGTaaccataaaataaataaatacaaattgtaTTGCTAACTATCTGactattcatagctttcaggtGAATTCACACACTTGTGGAAACAGGAGAGGCTTCCTACTGCTGCAGGCTAGGGGGAAGTTATCAGTCTCAATAGCCAACtgccagttgttttttttaaactaaagacAATTGTAGTTGAATGTGATGCAGCTCCACATTGTGTTCAATGGTGGACGCCACTTTCATAAGCTCTTTTGGCCCTCTAAGCCACCATGACCGAAAGCTATGACTTGGTCACAAAGTGCAATTAGCTTCTCCTGTGCTTAAAGCATCCGTTTTTCACCATACCTGCGGAGTTGTTTGGTCGTGTAAGCATTTAGTTAAAAGTGATTAATCGATACTTAAATTTGTCTTCATATGGTTTTCCTACTTCTCTGTTAGTCTGGAGGAGTTGGATGACTTCTCTGATTCTGGAAGTGACTATGAGGCCATGATGAAATCTACGAAGAGGAGAAAACCGGCCGTGGCTGGTCCTCAGGTGAATTATTTAATTCTCTCAGAATATTTATCTCTCATTCAGAGGATAAGTATCAGGGCTCGGTTCTTATAAAACATAGAGAATTCTTAATTGGTTTCATAATAACACTGATTCAACCGTACGCCTCATCTCGCCATGGCTACCACTAGTGCAGCTGACAACATCAATTCACTTAAGACCCCCTGCTAAGCTGCCCTCCCATTTTTCTTTCATCTCAAGCCACCCAAGAGACCCAGGCGGAAAGCTGCATCGAGGGTGTCGTCCAGCCCCTCTCCTCCAAACCCCTCCctactgcagcagcagcactcccGGGGGACATCCAGGCGGGCCTCTCCTAGACCTCTGGGGAGAGTGAACGAGGAGAGCATGGGCATCAGTGCAGAGGATATCTATGATGCTGTTTACTCTGGAAAAAGTGCCATGGTGGTGAGCGAACCCAGGCTAAAGAGCAAGGGGGAAGGGGGTACAGAGGACAAAATGAAGGGAAGGGAGGTGGTGAAGGAGGCATATGTAATGAGCAAAGAAACAAGGCTTTAAGAGCTGACAATGAGATTATCATCTGCTGTCACTGGCTGACTGATGTGACTCTACAGAATTGCCTTTGATACGGGAATAAggggaaagtgttttttttagctgggtTGTGTGGTCAATGATTGACAGCATGCGTCCATCCCAACCTTTGTTATGCTGGGCCCAGTCTCCTCTGGTTAAAGACGAGAAAAGAAGGAACACATAACAAAAGgaaggaagacaaaaacagtATGGTGAGCCGTAATAAAAAGGGTCTGTCACTACAgtggagagcagcagcacaacacAGATGGTGATTCTGGGTTAAGGCCCACTTTCATGGAGCACATTCAGCGAATCCAACAAACTGCATTTCACAGATTTTATTCTCTGCTGCACAAATGTTCCAACAATTTAAGTTAACCTACAGTCTTACTTACAACATGACAGCTGTTCTAGAGCAGTGTCACTTTATTTGAAGGGATTCATGCTTGCTAAACATGATTATGCAAAAACGATGTtgaataaaactacaaataaaaatgggCAGAAAATGTGACAGATCCAAATGAGTGAAACATAAAGTGACGGATAAtggaagaaatgtaaaaaccaCGATCAATAATGTTGTTCTAatgctttgttgttgtcataACCATCTTCTTTGATCTGAGCCGAGCATTCTCATTGGCTGCCCTCTCCTTGTCATGTTAAGACGGTGGTAGACGAGTGGCTGGACAGCTACAAGcaaagcagagaggaggggcTGCTGGTGCTCATCAACTTCATTGTTCGCTCCTGCGGATGCAAAGgtcagagatcaacagagagtCAACGAGTTGAGGGGTGGGAGGCAAAGTTCAAGAGATTATCTTTCCAATTTGAGCTTGGGCAGTGATCAGCAGTCATCTATTGATCTGCCAGTGTGGTAACAATCGCCTGTCTATCGACAGCACACAGTATCAATATCTCTCAGAGTGAAATGAAATCAGATCATGTTATAAAACTGAACTCTGATCAGATGTTTATTTCacttaaatgtttatgtttcctGCTTCTGTCCAGGCGTGGTTAGCAGAGAGATGTTCGACAGCATGCAGAATGCCGAGATAATCGGCACACTAACCAAAGAGTTCAACGAGGTAAAGTGAGTGTACACAAATCCTCAAAACAAAGAAGATCTAAAAGTTTGAATCTAGTTTGTCGTCATATCTGCTCACTTCTAATAATCCTTCTGGAATATGCAGAAGTCAAACCACATCCATATCCCGGGTGATTATCATCCTCAGGATTGAGTTTAGCGTGATGGTACATTCTAATGAAGATAAATGCACGCATTAATAAGTtaatcactttgtttttctagtGATGTAATTAGCAAAGCTTCTCCCTGTAATGATGATACCGTGCACAGTTTGAGATGCTTCCTccatttcttttgtttcctcccctcctccaggATTCAGTGAACTATCCTCTGTGCACTCCAGGACCCCAGTTGAAGCGTTTCAAAAACGGCCTGTGCGAGTTTGCTCGTGTTTTGGTGCGTTCCTGTCGGAATAGCCTCATATACAACGAGCATCTCTTCCCCGCCCTGCTGGCTCTGCTCACCGGCCTGTCTGACTCTCAGGTCAGGGCCTTCAGGCACACCAGTACCCTGCTTGGTAAGCACGTTAATACAATACAGATGGATAAAATATAACTTACAGAGAGAGTCACTTTCTGCTTGGTGGCTTTCAGTGCAGTTTTACGTTAATATTGTACACATGCTGTTGAGGATTTCTAAATTCTTGTTCACACTTCGACATCTTACTCAGGTTACATGACGTTCTGACTTTGTCATCCTGCATGTTTCCACTAGCCATAAAGCTGATGACTGGGCTGGTGGAAGTGGCTGTGATAGTGTCCGTTCAGCTGCAGACCACCCAGCGGCGATACGACACAGAGAACAGCAAGAGGGCGCATGACAGAGCCTCTGACAggctggaggagctgaaggcGTCCATCAGTGAggtgacacatgcacacaatgcAAACACTGGTATGAGTGGAGCAGACCCATCGCTGCTTTCTTTACAAAACACACGGGTCAGGACAGGAAAACAGAACTTCCACATCAGTTTTAGGGCGCAGTGACACTAGCAcggtttttcctgcatagagaattctttggcgccccccaaagaggttttacccagcaccaaaggaaaatcacgagcgccaaaagaaaaaaaagacgattcaaattgcaaatcaaatcctctctgaattTATGTTAAAATTATCTATACATCAAAcgactgttgaacaagcagaacataaacttaaatacgacgtctctgacttctagcagtcatctcccctctcatccattTACGCATGTGGCTCGCGCTGGATAGCCAGCTGattgactgtttgtttcttttggttCTGGACGCTCCGCTGACACCCACAAGCGCTAAATTTGggttgattttctgtttggcGAGTTAATTTCAAAGAGCAATGCACTTCATGGcggtaaatatttatcccaacagtcatgttaaaactGTACTAAACCGCGTATGATGTAGCTGCGGCTACTTGtccctgctgctctgctgtctgcagacgggACATCCGGGGGCACGCAGAgacgagacacaccaacatacatggctgcaaTCGCACACACACCGGAACGCCAACCACCGCACGCACCTGTTTACTTGTAGTGCAACTGTGCAACGGAACACAGTTGATCCGCGATCCGTATGTAGCGCGAACGCACGttcaacttttctccgttcactTCCACTGTGTCTGCTTTTATTAACAATCAATAACGTTAATAATCGTTATTAACTTAACGACcgtaacgtcagccagctgtagtctgtgaacttctccacacagactgtcaaacagcaCTGCGTCATAGCACTGAGGATGTGACCTCCCCTCTCCCAATCTCATTacacccctctccctcaaaatccctctcctcccctgtttcactgttgcaataaaaaaataattcttcaccagatttaattggggttttagtaacttaagcataatgataatattatttatgaaatggtcagaaataacaggaaatgcacagatttttGTCAAATAAGGGAATACAGACTCACAGACTATACTGTAATAGGAACAAACGTTTCTACAGCGCGTATAGTCAcccccaaaggcccattctgagccaggaaaaaccctgcactaggcaatctgtactgCACGGGCCCAAACACCCCCTTAAATCTAGTTTGACTAGTGCGAGTGCTCCGCTCTGTGTATAAGCATGAGACACTTCCATGACCCTGGCACAGTTGGAAGATGTGTGCTTCGGCACGATGCGTTGAGCATGAGCATACTGTTATCTCGTTTCTGTTGCAGATGCGCGAGAATCAAGAGGAGGTTTCCTCCATGATGAACGCCACGTTCCGCGGAGTGTTTGTGCACCGTTATCGAGACCGACTGCCTGAGATCCGGGCGGCTTGTATCGAGGAGTTGGGCGTGTGGCTGAAAACAGATCCTGAAGACTTCCTGAATGACGGATGTCTTAAATACCTGGGATGGACCCTGCAtgacaaagtaaacacacatttacatttgttcttttaagGCTTTCACAGCCTCTCAGGttgtcattaaaacattttgaatctggctagttttttattttcccctttaaatttgttttaaacttaacaaacagcatcagaatcattttcaacTTGGTCTCTCATGTTCTCTACAAATATTCACTCAATAATACCTTTCAGGctcacacaaagagaaacatcCACTGAGAACAGACTTCCTTATCTGTCCGTATAgacactaatgtgtgtgtgtgtgtgtgtgtgtgtgtgtgtgtttgtgtttgtactttcTTCTACTTTCCTTCAGCAAAGTCCAGTGCGTCTGCAGTGTGTGCGAGCCCTGCAGGGTCTGTACCAGGAGAAGGAATTCATTGGCCGCCTGGAGCTTTTCACCAGCAGATTTAAAGTGAGGCATCCCTCTGGATTGGATTCACACCTCGTTTAatacatgtctgtctgtctgtgtctgtctgtctgtctgtctgtctgtctgcctgcctgcctgtctgtctctttaatctattgtttcattttattgtgtgtctgtctgtctgtctgtgtctgtctgtctgtctgcctgtctgtctctttaatctattgtttcattttattgtgtgtctgtctgtctgtctgcctgcctgcctgtctgtctctttaatctattgtttcattttattgtgtgtgtgtctgtctgcctacctgtctgtctgtctgcctgcctgcctgcctgcctgtctgtctctttaatctattgtttcatcttattgtgtgtgtgtctgtctgcctgcctgcctgtctgtctgtgtgtctgtcagtctgcctgtctgtctgtctgtctgtctgcctgcctgtctgtctctttaatctattgtttcattttattgtgtgtgtgtctgtctgcctgcctgtctgtctgtgtgtgtgtgtgtgtgtgtgtctgtcagtctgtctgtctgcctgtctgtgtgtctgtctgtctggctgtgtgtctgtctgtctgtctgtctgtctctttaatctattgtttcagcttattgtgtgtctgtctgtctgtctgcctgtctgtgtctgtctgtctgtgtgtgtgtctgtctgtcttcctgtctctttaatctattgtttcagcttattgtgtgtgtgtctgtctgtgtctgtctgtctgtctgtctctttaatctattgtttcagcttattgtgtgtctgtctgtctgtctgtctgtctgtctgtctgcttcagcctgtctgtctgtctgtctgtctctttaatctattgtttcagcttattgtgtgtctgtctgcctgtctgtctgtctgcttcagcctgtctgtctgtctgtctctttaatctattgtttcatcttattgtgtgtctgtctgtctgtctgcttcagtctgtctgtctgtctgtctctttaatctattgtttcagcttattgtgtgtgtgtctgtctgtctgtctgcttcagcctgtctgtctgtctgtctctttaatctattgtttcagcttattgtgtgtctgtctgtctgtctgcttcagtctgtctgtctgtctgtctctttaatctattgtttcagcttattgtgtgtctgtctgtctgtctgcttcagtctgtctgtctgtctgtctctttaatctattgtttcagcttattgtctgtctgtctgtctgtctgtctgtctctttaatctattgtttcatcgtattgtgtgtctgtctgtctgtctgcttcagcctgtctgtctgcttcagcctgtctgtctgtctgtctctttaatctattgtttcatcttattgtctgtctgtctgtctgcttcagcctgtctgtctgtctgtctgtctgtctgtctctttaatctattgtttcagcttattgtctgtctgtctgtctgtctgcttcagcctgtctgtctgtgtctgtctgtctgtctgtctctttaatctattgtttcatcttattgtgtgtctgtctgtctgtctgcttcagcctgtctgtctgcttcagcctgtctgtctgtctgtctctttaatctattgtttcatcttattgtgtgtctgtctgtctgcctgcttcagcctgtctgtctgtctgtctgtctctttaatctattgtttcagcttattgtgtgtctgtctgcctgtctgtctgtctgcttcagcctgtctgtctctttaatctattgtttcatcttattgtgtgtctgtctgtctgtctgcttcagcctgtctgtctatctgtctgtctgtctgtctctttaatctattgtttcagcttattgtctgtctgtctgtctgtctgtctctttaatctattgtttcatcttattgtgtgtctgtctgtctgtctgtctgcttcagcctgtctgtctgcttcagcctgtctgtctgtctgtctctttaatctattgtttcatcttattgtgtgtctgtctgtctgtctgcttcagcctgtctgtctgtctgtctgtctgtctgtctctttaatctattgtttcagcttattgtctgtctgtctgtctgtctgcttcagcctgtctgtctgtctgtctctttaatctattgtttcagcttattgtctgtctgtctgtctgtctgcttcagcctgtctgtctgtctgtctgtctctttaatctattgtttcagcttattgtctgtctgtctgtctgtctgcttcagcctgtctgtctgtctgtctctttaatctattgtttcagcttattgtctgtctgtctgtctgtctgcttcagcctgtctgtctgtctgtctgtctctttaatctattgtttcatcttattgtgtgtctgtctgtctgtctgtctgtctgcttcagcctgtctgtctgtctctttaacctattgtttcagcttattgtgtgtctgtctgtctgtctgtctgtctgtctgcttcagcctgtctgtctgtctgtctctttaatctattgtttcagcttattgtgtgtctgtctgtctgtgtctgtctgtctgtctctttaatctattgtttcatcttattgtgtgtctgtctgtctgcctgcttcagcctgtctgtctgtctgtctctttaatctattgtttcagtttattgtgtgtctgtctgtctgtctgcttcagcctgtctgtctgtctgtctgtctgtctgtctctttaatctattgtttcagcttattgtctgtctgtctgtctgtctgtctgtctgtctctttaatctattgtttcatcttattgtgtgtctgtctgtctgtctgcttcagcctgtctgtctgtgtctgtctgtctgtctgtctgtctctttaatctattgtttcattttattgtgtgtctgtctgtctgtctgcttcagcctgtctgtctgcttcagcctgtctgtctgtctgtctctttaatctattgtttcagcttattgtgtgtctgtctgtctgtctgcttcagcctgtctgtctgtctgtctctttaatctattgtttcagcttattgtctgtctgtctgtctgtctgcttcagcctgtctgtctgtctgtctctttaatctattgtttcatcttattgtgtgtctgtctgtctgtctgtctgtctgtctgcttcagcctgtctgtctgtctgtctctttaatctattgtttcatcttattgtgtgtctgtctgcatgtcacagtatttttcccccctcccttatttctttgcctttttgttgttctgtctctccctttgtCTCGGCGTGCGTCTGGATGTGTTAATTGTGACCAATTTTCTGATGGTTAATGAGTCCTTATCTAGCACATTTAAACCCTCCTAATCCACATGTGCTGCAGCAGATAAATGGTTTTCATGCCATGGCTTAGCCATGCTCTGTGCCTTCGTGTGCACGCATGCATATCTCTAGCTGTGGGTACATTGATTAATTTTTGTGTGTTGCTTTGAAGCCTTTCTGTGTGCTGGTATGATTGGGCATTTGTCTTGACTGTGCCACTGCATATTTGAATGTGTGCAGGAGAGGATGCTCAGCATGGTGTTGGACAAGGACTCGGAAGTGGCAGTGGAAGTGATCAATCTGTTGCTGCTGATCCATCAGTGAGGAGTTTCTCTGTATTTATCGGCGACATACAACAcagagtttaattttttttctgttaagaaATGCCCAAAACAGCAAATATCATACATATTCATGTTAACAAGTGCCCCCTCTTAAAATCAGAGTTTTTAACAGAGAAATTCAGCTCCATAACCGTCACTGAATCATTACTTTATGTAAAAAAGTAATGCACATAAAGCCAAACGGAGTGTACCTGGAGTGTAAGGTAACTGTAAATAAACTCTGCTTGTCTACAAATGAAAGTCCAGCCTCTGAACAATAGAGGTGCAGTGGTGACTCACAAGTGTGATTACAGTCTTTGTCATGAACGCTGATGATTCACAGGATGAGTCGTGATCTCACACGTTGGCCAATGTATCACACCGCTGACTCATGTCCCGTGTGAATGAGATGTTTTTAGGACTAATGACAAGAAAGAAGACATGATATTGTCAAAATTCTGATTCAaaggcctttcagataggacgcggtggcaggtgtgtgtgctgctgtcaaGCCCATTCATTGTCTATGTGTTGCTCTGCGCAAGAGTGTATCTGCGCCCCGCCAAATTGCTttcagtagcccctcccccaggtaggtgacactcccacagctaggtgtttgttctgccctctgagtctgccttctcaccgtaaacaataggacatggagcgagaaagccccaagcccttccagagagggggcgtggtcagacacagctcatttacatatttaaagatacagacacagaaacagcctgttctgagcagggctgaaatagaggggtttatagacatgatcaaatacaggatcagagtggatttagaacaagaaacttcacacacatgttttgaggagctctgacactttaaactgcagaggaggaggagaatatgtgacctttaaattaaatcCCCAAACTAAACTGTTACTGGTTTTACATTTGCACCTCTGCAGGACAACAGAAGAAGGTCTGACAGAAGAAGAGTGCGGCCGCATCTACCCCCTGGTTTACGCCTCAAACAGAGGGCTGGCTTCTGCAGCCGGTGTCTTTCTCTTCAACAAGTACGTTTTTATATCTGTGTTTGCTGTCAGACTGAGTGTTGAAGAGGCGTTTAAAAGAAGGTGCAcggcatgtttttttattttggggctttttgtgctttttttattgaaggGATAGGAAACACAGAAACTGCCCGTTGTGGACTGGGAGACACCCAAAACAGACAGCTTATATCCTGTATTTTACAGTAAATCTGTTCATCAAGactaaaatatttacaatcttttCAAGCAAATATAAACcgtcttaaaggcagggtttgtAATTTTTGTGAACCACGCCCcccctgtgctccctctaaagccacgccccctctgtgcccctctaaagccacgtccctcccccctctgtgctccctctaaagccacgccccctccccccctccgtgcccctctaaagccacgtccctcccccctctgtgctccctctaaagccacgccccctctgtgGGCCTCTAAAGCCAGGCCCCCTCTGTgatccctctaaagccacgccccctctgtgctccctctaaagccacgccccctcccttACATCGGGCGCCGtccctccagaagtggacctcagctcatctcattgtgtagaaactacgtcgtctcatgtctcattcagcggtcagtaaactcacagtataaactcctaaagtcatcggtgacgagctctgagtgtgagctaaagcacgcaagaggtagagagcgagcagggagacagggaggcgtctgattggttcatcagattggtacctcgtggcagacattggttgaagtttttacagacttacaaactgatacagatgattttctttgttcctttttcagagaacatgagttattaatgtctgtcaggacctaaagacaatttcaaacaaaatcttaaaaagtggatcggcagaaaataaacattttaaccaCCACCTTTTATAATTGAGAGTTTtatatctttgtatttctaatgtATTTGAGAatcgtttgtttttgtgtgttaggCTGAAAAGTGTGATCTCCAGTGACAACCAGGAGAGTGAGAAAAGTGACTCAGCAGCCTTCTTTCAAATCCTCATCTCCTTCTACATCCAGAGCGAGGTAATGTCTCCTTTTATCTGTCCATGTCCCTACTTCTTACCTATCTTAGGGCTCTcgcacctgcagaaaactcctgaaacactCCTGAAGTCTCTGTGCTGagtgtcatgtgtgaacacaaacatctgaatgtttctctcttcactcggagtttctcctccagcctccttgtatttattctgcagaaagtcagagtgagctgatgtgagaacgcagcaggatataatcaggagaattcacctggagccagtgggaggtgccagggggagggggtggtgacctttattccctgtgatcgctgcacgaccatagactgtctgcacgccacctctaccatctctgtgctctaatcaacctgctgctgcatgtttcctgttctccaggatgttcttctccactctttagttcacattgagattctcttcaaacacacatattctcatcaTAGAGTCCTATAGAGGACCTATACCTCaggagaaccccccccccctgtctgacagggatagtctctgctgtgaggtgcatgtgtgaacaaccaggtcaggaggatatccggagcagtcctcctgaaatgatctagatatctAGACACCATTAACTAGCAGTGGGACGAAAGAGGTCCGGGTTCTCTGCACCAAACACCTGACGTTAGCAACATCAGTGTTTCAGCTGTGAGTCATGCAGTAACTCAAAATGATCTCATTCACTGTCTTTCCAGTTCCATGAGCACGGTGCGTACCTGGTGGACAGTCTGTGGTCTGTGGCAGGATCAGTGCTCAGAGACTGGGAGACCATGACGATGCTGCTGCTCACGGAGTCTGGTGAGGATCTAGACTCTGAGCACACCACAAGATGAAGTCATCTCCCCCACTCAGTTCTGCACCTGTCTGTTCCCCTCTGTGCTTCAGGTCTGAtgtacgaggaggaggggaCTCTCATAGAGCTGATGATGTGTGCCATCAGACAGGCAGCACAGGGGACCCCGCCTGTTGGGAGAACACAAGGCAAAAAGGTGAGGACATTGTGGGACGCTAAACCCACTACCGTAAATTCAGTAAAAGCTGCGCCAGTTAAAATAGAAAGGTTGTCAGAATTACACGCGTTTATTGAAGGTattgtaagttttttttttttttggccctcGTATGTGTGCATTTACATGGTTAAACTGCTCCCCTGTGTCTGAACATACCTGTGCAGATCCTCAGTATGAAGGACAGGAAGGTCCAGGAGCAGGACAAAAGACGAATCACCACACACTTCATCCCCTTACTGCCACAGCTGCTGGCCAAGGTACGACCCCGAGGTTCAATGTACACACTTAATAACGCTAACCCATTAAAGTTAAACGGTTAAACACAAAGGTTTAAAGCTGCTGAGAAGGGTTTGACCTCCATCAGAAGCAAGGTATACCGTGTAGCTTCACTATAGGTCCTAACTCGTTATATCCAGAAGAAAGCTGAGATTATTATCAAGgatacacatgcacatttttcaatactgattgtgtgtttttctctcctcgCTGACCTGCAGTACTCGGCAGATGCATCGAAGGTGAGCCTCCTCCTCAGAGCTCCTCTACACTTCGACCTTGAGATGTACAGCAGCGCTCCCACACTGGAGAAGGTAGGAGTGGTGGAGAGCGTTCAGGACCAATGTAATTAATCAGAAAAATGGTATTTAAAATATCACATCCTGTTCTTTCTGACCTGTACTCCCTCTCCCAGAGTTCCTCCTGTTTTTATCACATCATAGCAAAATAAACCTGAGAGGTCTGTGAGAGAGTGAGCTGCCGGAGGGACGTCATTTTTAGGGCTAATGTgctttaaaatattaaacaaggaaggc encodes:
- the LOC132981558 gene encoding cohesin subunit SA-1 — protein: MDDVDSILESLEELDDFSDSGSDYEAMMKSTKRRKPAVAGPQPPKRPRRKAASRVSSSPSPPNPSLLQQQHSRGTSRRASPRPLGRVNEESMGISAEDIYDAVYSGKSAMVTVVDEWLDSYKQSREEGLLVLINFIVRSCGCKGVVSREMFDSMQNAEIIGTLTKEFNEDSVNYPLCTPGPQLKRFKNGLCEFARVLVRSCRNSLIYNEHLFPALLALLTGLSDSQVRAFRHTSTLLAIKLMTGLVEVAVIVSVQLQTTQRRYDTENSKRAHDRASDRLEELKASISEMRENQEEVSSMMNATFRGVFVHRYRDRLPEIRAACIEELGVWLKTDPEDFLNDGCLKYLGWTLHDKQSPVRLQCVRALQGLYQEKEFIGRLELFTSRFKERMLSMVLDKDSEVAVEVINLLLLIHQTTEEGLTEEECGRIYPLVYASNRGLASAAGVFLFNKLKSVISSDNQESEKSDSAAFFQILISFYIQSEFHEHGAYLVDSLWSVAGSVLRDWETMTMLLLTESGLMYEEEGTLIELMMCAIRQAAQGTPPVGRTQGKKILSMKDRKVQEQDKRRITTHFIPLLPQLLAKYSADASKVSLLLRAPLHFDLEMYSSAPTLEKHLDSLLGQTCSIVEKHTELTVLEACAHLASALCSDCYTFSSRAHLAFSQLLDDLTECFSSYLNYLLQGTADDDDIYSAATALKRVAALSSAKDVTGWKLFNSCLELLKSRMESGELDKELMVSALKCAAFHLMWAEVNAVNSTPSEADLKLLKKEVRSFCRVCQACLSVNEAEMRDQAFELLCDLLLLYSTSSARSEPALQALVHLPSDSLRSEMAAFLLDYVFSDSEDSALNDEGDEEMRITLLQRKRNQLAGYCKLVVYGVLDLSAATDVFKHYSKYFKDFGDIIKETVSKSKLISPIMSAKTVCLSLQQLFSEMLTEDHSRRDLGEIRDLAKRLAMSFGIDLHRVRKPLVALHMDGIRFAFRDPQDVEEQHPNVTFLEILSEFSFKLLQQDRAQLVGILQSECPDAALSWTSVKMYQRSLEGRSSKAVEQEEEGEGASSLDTPATKRRRIAPQGSASSTVRGSWLDSSSSLPPPILTSTAQRQPAKQPASRKPRATEPDVSSGLTEPESEDEFSSGSHMLKVKPTKGRQLSSSQTGPSVDHQDLDSHLTLLSLIEDEDEEQVEIEGYESDSDQESGYTLPSTRYTPASVLDELFD